One region of Sulfurisphaera ohwakuensis genomic DNA includes:
- a CDS encoding acetyl ornithine aminotransferase family protein, whose amino-acid sequence MLSRKIIEESDIYLATSTRDPELFPLVIDHGEGVWIYDVDGNKYLDFTSGIGVNNLGWPSHPEVIKVGIEQMQKLAHAAANDFYNIPQLELAKKLVTYSPGNFQKKVFFSNSGTEAIEASIKIVKNTGKKYIIAFLGGFHGRTFGSISLTASKAVQRSIVGPFMPGVIHVPYPNPYRNPWHINGYENPSELVNRVIEFIEDYIFVNLVPPEEVAGIFFEPIQGEGGYVIPPKNFFIELQKLAKKYGILLVDDEVQMGLGRTGKLFAIENFNTVPDVITLAKALGGGIMPIGATIFRKDLDFKPGMHSNTFGGNALACAIGSKVIDLVKDLLPHVNEIGKIFAEELQGLADDVRGIGLAWGLEYNEKKVRDRIIGESFKRGLLLLPAGRSAIRVIPPLVISEEEAKQGLDILKKVIKVIK is encoded by the coding sequence ATGTTAAGCAGAAAAATTATTGAGGAGAGCGATATATACTTAGCTACATCAACTAGGGATCCAGAATTATTTCCTCTTGTAATTGATCATGGTGAAGGAGTATGGATTTATGATGTTGACGGAAATAAGTATCTAGATTTTACATCTGGTATAGGTGTAAATAATTTAGGATGGCCTTCGCATCCAGAAGTTATAAAGGTAGGTATTGAACAAATGCAAAAATTAGCTCATGCTGCAGCAAATGATTTTTACAATATACCACAACTGGAGTTAGCTAAAAAGCTTGTGACTTATTCGCCGGGTAACTTCCAAAAGAAAGTATTCTTTTCAAATAGCGGTACAGAAGCTATTGAGGCATCAATAAAAATTGTCAAAAACACTGGTAAAAAATACATAATAGCTTTTTTAGGCGGTTTTCACGGAAGAACTTTCGGTTCAATTTCTTTAACAGCAAGCAAGGCTGTACAAAGATCTATAGTAGGGCCTTTCATGCCCGGAGTAATTCATGTTCCATACCCCAATCCATACAGAAATCCTTGGCACATTAACGGATACGAAAACCCTAGCGAACTAGTAAACCGTGTTATTGAATTTATTGAGGACTATATCTTTGTAAATTTAGTTCCACCAGAAGAAGTCGCTGGTATATTTTTCGAACCTATTCAGGGTGAAGGTGGGTATGTAATCCCTCCTAAGAATTTCTTTATAGAACTTCAGAAATTGGCTAAGAAATATGGAATTTTACTGGTTGATGATGAAGTCCAAATGGGTTTAGGCAGAACTGGAAAGCTCTTTGCTATTGAAAACTTTAACACAGTTCCAGATGTAATTACTTTAGCTAAAGCATTAGGAGGAGGGATTATGCCTATTGGTGCAACTATATTTAGAAAAGATCTTGATTTTAAACCCGGAATGCATAGTAACACTTTCGGTGGTAATGCATTAGCATGTGCAATAGGTTCAAAGGTGATCGACCTTGTTAAGGATTTATTACCTCATGTAAATGAGATAGGAAAAATATTTGCTGAGGAATTACAAGGCTTAGCTGATGACGTAAGAGGTATTGGTTTAGCTTGGGGTTTAGAATATAATGAGAAAAAAGTAAGGGATAGGATAATAGGAGAGAGTTTTAAACGTGGTTTACTTTTATTACCTGCCGGTAGAAGTGCAATAAGAGTTATTCCGCCCCTAGTTATTTCTGAGGAAGAGGCTAAACAAGGACTAGACATTTTAAAGAAAGTGATTAAGGTGATAAAATGA
- a CDS encoding xanthine dehydrogenase family protein molybdopterin-binding subunit — MKLREHYSIITGKSVYTDDINFPDMLYLGVVRSTYARAIVKSYTEPSGVELFLDWNKVKTYMPVRPDPRAKNIVKMPVVSDGRINFVGQPIVAFVVKDRYEIEDKIDEVSVDYDPLKPVLTIDESLKNEEKIHTNGNIAIDIDLSGGEVEKRLTAEVTVEREILQDRIVANPMEPKGVIANFDGDKLYIIGSFQSSFRIRSDLQEALGLPPEKIIVKSAPNVGGGFGNKVPAHPEYVLAAIASMILRKPIKWIETRREHLTNPTQGRGVKSKVKLYGRKDGTILGLEGEVIVDLGAYAYTINTTTPAFIAGLLNGPYKMRFMKIRALGVYTNKPPTGPYRGAGRPEAALITETLVEDFAEAIGMDSVEVRKKNFLDGEFITPLGIKIDKADYTGLIEKGEKIYRSLKEKYKDKGVALIAFTEVVRASPGEGAKIRVGKGKVELFVGTGPHGQAHQSTFALLASEILGLPPEKIDVNLNDTENIKEGIGSFGSRSAAAGGSAVIEVCKGLLEVLKKKGKTLEEAINSDEYTEVETFYKTSDIYTPGVHIAIVDIDETYKPRVVEYYAIDDVGRAIIKDEVEGQIIGGILQGISQVYLEWAPYDENGNPIYASIAEAGVPTSLESEYKLTLEFVETPANLPSGARGVGEAGTTGALPATFIALEKLLKRKFNKTPILPSELITP; from the coding sequence ATGAAACTAAGAGAACATTACTCAATCATAACCGGTAAATCAGTATATACTGATGATATAAACTTTCCAGACATGTTATATTTAGGTGTAGTTAGATCAACATATGCAAGGGCAATTGTAAAATCTTATACAGAACCTTCTGGAGTTGAATTATTCCTAGATTGGAATAAAGTTAAAACTTACATGCCAGTAAGACCGGATCCTAGAGCAAAAAACATTGTAAAAATGCCTGTAGTATCAGATGGAAGGATAAATTTTGTAGGTCAACCGATTGTAGCCTTTGTAGTTAAAGATAGGTACGAAATTGAGGATAAAATTGATGAAGTATCTGTAGATTACGACCCATTAAAACCAGTACTTACCATAGATGAATCTTTAAAGAATGAGGAAAAAATACACACCAACGGAAATATAGCTATTGACATCGATCTATCTGGAGGAGAAGTTGAGAAAAGACTTACTGCTGAAGTTACTGTTGAAAGGGAAATACTACAAGATAGAATAGTTGCGAATCCCATGGAGCCTAAAGGAGTAATTGCAAACTTTGATGGTGATAAGTTATACATAATCGGTAGTTTTCAGTCATCATTTAGAATAAGGTCAGATCTACAAGAAGCCTTAGGTTTACCTCCAGAAAAAATAATAGTAAAATCAGCCCCAAACGTTGGAGGAGGTTTCGGAAATAAAGTCCCCGCACATCCAGAATATGTTTTAGCAGCAATTGCTTCTATGATCTTAAGAAAGCCAATTAAGTGGATAGAAACTAGGAGAGAGCACTTAACAAATCCAACTCAAGGTAGAGGAGTAAAATCAAAAGTTAAACTCTACGGAAGGAAAGACGGTACAATATTAGGTTTAGAAGGTGAGGTTATCGTTGATTTAGGAGCTTACGCTTATACAATTAATACGACAACTCCAGCATTCATAGCAGGATTACTAAATGGTCCATATAAGATGAGATTTATGAAAATTAGGGCTCTAGGAGTTTACACAAATAAACCACCAACCGGTCCATATAGAGGTGCTGGAAGACCAGAAGCTGCACTAATTACAGAGACCCTCGTTGAAGATTTCGCAGAAGCAATAGGTATGGATTCGGTAGAAGTAAGAAAGAAAAACTTCCTTGATGGGGAATTTATTACACCATTAGGTATTAAAATTGATAAGGCTGATTATACCGGATTGATAGAAAAAGGAGAAAAAATCTATAGATCGCTTAAGGAAAAATACAAAGATAAAGGTGTAGCTCTAATAGCGTTTACAGAAGTTGTTAGAGCATCACCAGGTGAAGGTGCAAAAATAAGAGTTGGAAAAGGAAAAGTGGAGTTATTTGTCGGTACTGGACCACACGGGCAAGCTCACCAATCTACTTTTGCCTTATTAGCATCAGAAATACTTGGCTTACCTCCAGAAAAGATTGACGTAAATTTGAATGATACTGAGAATATTAAAGAAGGGATTGGAAGCTTCGGTAGCAGATCAGCTGCGGCTGGTGGTAGTGCTGTGATTGAAGTTTGTAAAGGACTACTTGAAGTTTTGAAGAAGAAGGGTAAAACTTTAGAAGAAGCAATAAACTCTGATGAGTATACGGAAGTTGAAACATTTTATAAAACCTCTGACATTTACACGCCTGGAGTTCATATTGCTATAGTAGATATTGACGAAACTTATAAGCCTAGAGTAGTCGAATATTATGCGATCGATGATGTTGGTAGAGCTATAATAAAAGATGAGGTAGAAGGGCAAATAATAGGCGGTATTTTGCAAGGAATCTCTCAAGTTTATCTTGAATGGGCACCATATGATGAGAACGGCAACCCAATTTATGCCAGCATTGCTGAGGCTGGTGTTCCTACCTCGTTAGAGAGTGAGTATAAACTAACCCTCGAATTTGTAGAGACACCAGCTAATTTGCCTAGCGGTGCTAGAGGAGTTGGTGAGGCTGGAACTACTGGAGCTTTACCAGCAACATTTATTGCTTTAGAAAAATTACTAAAAAGGAAATTTAACAAAACACCAATATTACCCTCAGAATTAATAACTCCTTAG
- a CDS encoding PIN domain-containing protein gives MYSTFEDSERHEEAIKILTENEVVIPQIVVYEYIWVLARLTNNMDLVKQKLEELKDFEIVKEDLEDMIKGVEMLRKDNKPIRMLNDYIILAIAKRLNIELATYDTELVKAGVRHSVNIYPQHSS, from the coding sequence GTGTATTCTACTTTCGAGGACTCTGAAAGGCATGAGGAGGCTATAAAGATTTTAACCGAAAACGAAGTAGTAATTCCTCAAATAGTAGTTTATGAATACATATGGGTTTTGGCGAGGCTAACAAATAACATGGATCTAGTCAAACAGAAGTTAGAGGAGCTAAAGGATTTTGAGATAGTTAAGGAAGATTTGGAAGATATGATAAAAGGGGTTGAGATGCTGAGGAAGGATAATAAGCCAATAAGAATGCTAAACGATTATATAATCCTCGCAATAGCTAAAAGACTTAATATCGAACTTGCAACTTATGACACTGAGTTAGTAAAAGCTGGAGTTAGGCACAGTGTCAATATTTACCCACAACATTCTTCTTAG
- a CDS encoding AbrB/MazE/SpoVT family DNA-binding domain-containing protein, producing the protein MRVKVTRNFQITIPAEVREKLNIREGEYVDVTVDEKEGIIILRPYRKKWTTVTLGKRITQEEIDKAIEEVVGDFTKSST; encoded by the coding sequence ATGAGAGTTAAAGTTACTAGGAACTTTCAGATTACTATACCAGCAGAAGTTAGGGAAAAACTTAACATAAGGGAAGGAGAGTATGTTGATGTTACTGTTGATGAGAAAGAAGGGATAATAATTCTTAGACCTTATCGTAAGAAGTGGACTACCGTAACACTAGGTAAAAGAATAACTCAAGAGGAAATCGATAAGGCTATAGAGGAGGTTGTAGGCGATTTCACGAAGAGTTCTACTTGA
- a CDS encoding DUF488 family protein translates to MRIYTIGHSNRSVDKFLEILKVFKIQALVDIRRWPKSRKYPHFNYESLRDVLPRYGIEYVWEERLGGYRKFGKDIKDEGLGKCFKSEGFRAYSTYILRSKEAKEALETIDKMARQKAVAIMCAEILPWNCHRKIVSDWFMVKGYEVIHIIDLNNTIKHKLTACADISNGDLTYK, encoded by the coding sequence ATGAGAATATATACAATTGGACATTCGAATAGATCGGTTGATAAATTTTTAGAAATATTGAAAGTATTCAAAATACAAGCATTAGTAGACATAAGAAGATGGCCTAAAAGTAGGAAATACCCGCATTTTAATTATGAAAGTTTAAGAGATGTTCTTCCAAGATACGGTATAGAATACGTATGGGAAGAAAGATTAGGAGGATATAGGAAATTCGGTAAGGATATAAAGGATGAAGGATTAGGTAAATGTTTTAAGAGTGAAGGATTTAGAGCTTACTCTACTTATATACTTAGGAGTAAAGAAGCAAAAGAGGCTCTTGAGACAATAGATAAGATGGCTAGACAAAAGGCTGTGGCTATAATGTGTGCTGAAATACTACCGTGGAACTGCCATAGGAAAATAGTTTCTGACTGGTTTATGGTGAAAGGTTATGAAGTAATTCACATAATTGATCTAAATAATACTATAAAGCATAAATTAACCGCATGTGCGGATATAAGTAATGGGGATTTAACGTACAAATAA
- a CDS encoding metal-sulfur cluster assembly factor → MNKEEWKNSIIEGLKEVYDPEIPINIVDLGLIYDLKISDDGEVYIRVGATTPACPVTEDIAYTVEQVIKERVPAKKINVDLDLETQWTPLMMTKEGREEFRRKYGYDIVQQWAETYGIELNENKS, encoded by the coding sequence ATGAATAAGGAGGAATGGAAAAATAGTATAATAGAAGGTTTAAAAGAGGTCTATGATCCAGAAATACCGATAAATATAGTTGATTTAGGTTTGATTTACGATCTTAAAATTAGTGATGACGGAGAAGTATATATACGAGTGGGTGCAACAACTCCAGCCTGTCCGGTAACTGAAGATATAGCTTATACTGTAGAGCAGGTAATTAAGGAGAGAGTTCCAGCTAAAAAGATAAATGTAGATTTAGACTTAGAAACGCAATGGACTCCATTAATGATGACCAAAGAGGGTAGAGAGGAATTCAGGAGAAAATATGGTTATGATATTGTTCAGCAATGGGCTGAAACTTATGGAATAGAATTGAATGAAAACAAGTCATGA
- a CDS encoding nucleotidyltransferase domain-containing protein, translating to MSFDEFIKRVMEYYNGNVSIVLFGSRARGDYWESSDYDIMVFL from the coding sequence ATGAGCTTTGATGAATTCATAAAGAGAGTAATGGAATACTATAATGGTAATGTCTCAATAGTACTCTTCGGTTCCAGAGCTAGAGGAGATTATTGGGAATCTAGTGACTATGATATTATGGTGTTTCTCTAA
- a CDS encoding RNA-guided endonuclease InsQ/TnpB family protein, translated as MPNVGFRFRAYADDQTIRALKAQLRLACEMYNTLRWADIYFYQRDGKGLTQTELRQLALDLRKQDKEYQQLYSQVVQQIADRYYDARDRFFKGLAHFPKEKKPHKYYSLVYPQSGWKILESREIRTKSRKNKKKLVLLRLSNLGVFKVIVHRDFPLDKVKRVVVKLTRSERVYVSFIVEGVGFSQLPKTGKVVAIDVGVEKLLTTSDGFYFPNLRPYEKALEKIRKLHKVLSRKEFLSKNWFKAKVKLARAYEHLKNLRQDFYMKLGKWFAQHYDVVVMEDIDVKQLVEESERKLRMRLHDVAFHELKRILEYQLEKYGKKLLLINPAYTSKMCVKCGYVKRELTLTDRVFSCPKCGWVTDRDYNASLNILKRSGWEPFLVPVELYPLPVAKSYGQGGAMKQEAPPFRAG; from the coding sequence ATGCCCAACGTAGGGTTCCGCTTTCGTGCATATGCTGACGATCAAACAATTAGGGCGTTAAAAGCCCAGTTGAGGTTAGCATGTGAGATGTACAACACCCTACGCTGGGCAGATATCTATTTCTACCAAAGGGACGGAAAGGGTCTTACACAAACGGAGTTAAGACAGCTCGCTCTAGATCTAAGAAAGCAAGATAAGGAGTACCAACAACTCTACTCACAAGTAGTACAGCAAATTGCCGATCGTTATTACGATGCTAGGGATAGGTTCTTCAAAGGTCTAGCACACTTTCCTAAGGAGAAGAAACCCCATAAGTACTACTCTCTTGTTTACCCACAAAGTGGGTGGAAAATACTTGAGAGCAGGGAAATAAGGACTAAGAGTAGGAAGAATAAGAAGAAGCTGGTGTTATTGAGGTTATCAAATCTCGGCGTGTTTAAGGTCATTGTTCATAGGGACTTCCCGCTTGACAAAGTAAAGAGGGTGGTAGTTAAACTAACACGTTCAGAGAGAGTATATGTCTCCTTCATAGTTGAAGGTGTTGGATTCTCTCAACTTCCAAAGACTGGTAAGGTAGTTGCAATAGATGTTGGGGTAGAGAAACTCCTAACCACGAGTGATGGATTCTATTTCCCTAACTTGAGACCTTATGAGAAGGCACTTGAGAAGATAAGGAAACTCCACAAGGTTCTCTCGAGGAAAGAGTTCTTGTCGAAAAATTGGTTTAAAGCAAAAGTGAAGTTAGCTAGGGCTTATGAACACTTGAAGAACTTGAGACAAGACTTCTATATGAAGTTGGGTAAGTGGTTCGCACAACATTATGACGTTGTAGTAATGGAGGATATAGATGTTAAACAACTGGTGGAGGAGTCAGAAAGGAAGTTGAGGATGAGGTTACATGATGTTGCATTCCATGAGTTGAAGAGAATACTAGAATATCAGTTGGAAAAATATGGAAAGAAACTGTTGTTAATAAATCCAGCATATACTTCAAAGATGTGTGTCAAATGCGGGTACGTAAAGAGAGAGTTAACTTTGACTGACCGTGTGTTCAGCTGTCCTAAGTGTGGTTGGGTTACTGATCGTGACTATAATGCTTCCTTAAACATATTGAAGAGATCGGGGTGGGAGCCATTCTTAGTGCCTGTGGAGCTCTACCCTCTACCCGTAGCGAAAAGCTACGGGCAAGGTGGGGCTATGAAGCAGGAAGCTCCGCCCTTCAGGGCGGGGTAG
- a CDS encoding DUF929 domain-containing protein, producing MNTNKLIAVIFGIIIIIGIVVLLSLRTQQTMASGGLGYIFKVNNINYAGNNTVQIYFISWYGCPNGAASSWVLYLVLSKYGIVNVKPHTSKFVPRLDSAIPGLIFLNYTPKSNVDFHFIYLYNEYLNETVTGIPISGDQAIYLGLQELKSEVPNWVYKIVYFYNIEDKLVNLSNGSIAFAYKHLVTTCIITGPKGTYAFILFPNPITPEKLLQALNVSSLSMEEAKNVADKLLTQINSGKIPNIILEAVNNLNQIIIEESE from the coding sequence ATGAACACTAATAAATTAATTGCTGTAATTTTCGGAATAATTATTATAATCGGTATTGTAGTACTTCTCTCTCTAAGGACTCAGCAAACCATGGCTAGTGGAGGGTTAGGATATATTTTTAAAGTTAACAATATAAACTACGCTGGAAACAACACAGTTCAAATATACTTTATCAGCTGGTACGGTTGTCCGAATGGTGCTGCATCTTCATGGGTACTCTACCTAGTCTTAAGTAAATACGGTATTGTTAACGTTAAACCACATACATCAAAATTTGTTCCTAGATTGGATTCAGCCATACCCGGCTTAATCTTCCTAAACTATACTCCAAAATCAAATGTTGATTTTCATTTTATTTACCTTTATAACGAGTATTTAAATGAGACTGTGACCGGAATACCAATATCTGGAGATCAAGCAATTTATCTTGGATTGCAAGAGTTGAAAAGTGAAGTTCCTAACTGGGTTTATAAGATAGTCTACTTTTACAACATTGAGGATAAACTAGTTAATTTAAGCAATGGTTCAATAGCTTTTGCATATAAACATCTAGTGACTACATGTATTATAACTGGGCCTAAAGGAACATATGCATTTATCCTATTTCCTAATCCCATAACACCAGAAAAACTTTTACAAGCATTAAACGTATCTTCATTATCAATGGAAGAAGCTAAAAATGTTGCAGATAAATTACTAACACAAATAAATTCTGGTAAAATACCGAATATAATTCTTGAAGCTGTTAACAACTTAAACCAAATCATTATTGAAGAGAGTGAATGA
- a CDS encoding helix-turn-helix domain-containing protein gives MSERLKFPDGREVDIHEVLSFLYGLGGSEIQVLHLLLTEGKMSSDEIAEKLKVSKASINKAINTLLDKGLVEREKITEEKRRGRPTFMYYVRKDYMYKKIENDTLSLIFNVRENIKKLLSERA, from the coding sequence ATGAGTGAAAGGTTAAAGTTTCCAGATGGTAGGGAAGTAGATATTCATGAAGTACTATCATTCCTCTATGGGTTAGGAGGTAGTGAAATCCAAGTACTTCATCTATTATTAACAGAAGGTAAAATGAGCAGTGATGAAATAGCCGAAAAACTAAAAGTATCTAAGGCTTCAATAAATAAAGCTATAAACACCTTACTAGATAAAGGACTAGTCGAAAGAGAGAAAATTACTGAAGAGAAGAGAAGAGGAAGACCAACGTTCATGTACTATGTCAGAAAGGACTACATGTATAAAAAGATAGAAAACGATACGTTAAGCCTCATATTTAACGTAAGGGAAAATATAAAGAAGCTACTGTCTGAAAGGGCATGA
- a CDS encoding ribbon-helix-helix protein, CopG family: MTLVIKKINEEKLREFKAEAIRRGLTLSEAIEQAIDLWLNKVRDNEEREENNKVFEKMEREILSKYHDKYIVIAKGKFIGAYNTLEEVQEVLKKLNVSHAIVYNPSKDIKEEGEWLGGSLSL, encoded by the coding sequence GTGACTTTAGTAATAAAAAAGATAAATGAAGAAAAGCTGAGGGAGTTTAAAGCTGAAGCTATAAGAAGAGGATTAACGTTGTCTGAGGCGATTGAACAAGCAATAGATTTATGGCTAAATAAGGTTAGGGATAATGAAGAGAGGGAAGAAAATAACAAGGTATTTGAAAAAATGGAAAGGGAAATACTTTCAAAGTACCATGATAAGTATATAGTTATCGCAAAGGGAAAGTTTATCGGAGCTTATAATACCCTTGAAGAGGTCCAAGAAGTTTTGAAAAAACTTAACGTATCTCATGCTATAGTATATAATCCCTCTAAAGATATTAAAGAGGAAGGGGAATGGTTGGGAGGAAGTTTATCACTTTAA
- a CDS encoding HEPN domain-containing protein — protein MSVDLYEILKERSKYFYKESMNDSKNKRYDIALFHLEQALQLGLKAYLLKNKGDFPRTHSLRDLIDLTDNECLKRVIQRKWYIISLLTDAYVGSRYLLRNYTEKEYKASKKFVEEALKCLNIIES, from the coding sequence GTGAGTGTAGATTTATATGAGATATTGAAGGAGAGGTCTAAGTACTTTTATAAGGAGAGTATGAATGATAGTAAAAATAAACGTTATGATATTGCTCTGTTTCATTTAGAACAAGCACTACAACTTGGGCTCAAGGCTTATCTCTTAAAGAATAAAGGAGATTTCCCTAGAACTCATAGTTTGAGAGATTTGATAGATCTTACAGACAATGAATGTTTAAAGAGAGTTATCCAGAGGAAATGGTATATAATAAGTTTATTAACTGATGCTTATGTAGGCTCCAGGTACTTATTAAGGAATTACACGGAAAAAGAATATAAGGCATCTAAAAAGTTTGTGGAGGAAGCGTTAAAATGTTTGAATATTATAGAAAGTTAG
- a CDS encoding nucleotidyltransferase domain-containing protein codes for MFEYYRKLEEEEKDFQQNKEKYFKIIVEIAKKYGGKAYLFGSRLKGTAIASSDVDILVEIPCNIYWLDVLSELMKSIKNPKFEFHVYCGKEAEEFKKLIKEYKELEF; via the coding sequence ATGTTTGAATATTATAGAAAGTTAGAAGAAGAAGAGAAGGATTTTCAACAGAATAAGGAGAAATACTTTAAGATAATTGTGGAAATAGCTAAAAAATACGGTGGAAAGGCTTATCTTTTCGGCTCTCGGTTAAAGGGAACTGCGATAGCTTCGAGTGATGTTGACATTCTTGTTGAGATCCCTTGTAACATCTATTGGTTGGATGTACTCTCAGAATTAATGAAGAGTATAAAGAACCCTAAATTTGAGTTTCACGTTTATTGTGGTAAAGAGGCTGAAGAGTTTAAGAAGTTAATTAAAGAATACAAAGAACTGGAGTTTTAA
- a CDS encoding thiamine pyrophosphate-binding protein produces the protein MGKTTAELLIDTISSQVTDVFGIPGTHGLLLYEELRKRVSKGEIKYYMPRLEYGGAIMADYYARLKGNVGIFLSVNGPGFTNSLTGLVEAYSEGSPLVLISLNKEFKYRHRKQLHDSGYYDLQLEMARQATKATFRIYSPEDVPIIMEKAFRIALEDKMGPVYIEVPVDLLEEKSNIEEYKTNKKINRTLVYPTKEEIREAVNFLSECSKPILLLGYGASRSNIINYIERLGIPVFTTIRGKGSIPENHPLYAGTIFNLTEIPGDCLIAIGTSFNDLETNKWSIKMPRRILHVDPDINVFNTSFSAEVTVKASAETFLEEIVERVNLPKWSYKVSEKNYKESNSEITHDYLAKVLDETLSEDRVIITDAGTNQVMAMDIKVYRPNSYFNSLIFNAMGSAIPAGIGAKIASPERQIVSIIGDLGFQGCLNELITAVQYKVNFLTVLVEDGVQHFLRLNQKIRYGNTFATDVFQIDYTKVMEGIGVNVIEVKEKEDLKKSVEEAVGLSLKSPTVLRVHVSPNSIPSRLLMKR, from the coding sequence ACAGCCGAGCTTCTAATTGACACAATTTCTTCCCAAGTAACAGATGTATTCGGAATACCAGGCACCCACGGTTTATTATTATATGAGGAACTCAGAAAGAGAGTAAGTAAGGGGGAGATAAAATATTACATGCCTAGATTAGAATATGGAGGAGCCATAATGGCAGATTATTACGCTAGATTAAAGGGAAATGTTGGAATTTTCCTGTCAGTTAATGGTCCGGGCTTTACTAATTCTTTGACTGGTCTAGTTGAGGCCTATTCTGAAGGTTCGCCTCTTGTATTAATATCTCTAAATAAGGAATTTAAATATAGGCATAGGAAGCAACTTCATGATTCTGGGTATTATGATTTGCAATTAGAAATGGCCCGACAAGCAACTAAGGCCACTTTTAGAATTTACTCCCCAGAAGACGTTCCAATTATAATGGAAAAGGCTTTTAGAATAGCTCTAGAGGACAAGATGGGACCAGTTTACATAGAAGTTCCCGTTGATCTACTGGAGGAGAAGAGTAATATTGAAGAGTATAAGACTAACAAGAAGATCAATAGGACATTAGTTTACCCTACAAAAGAGGAAATAAGGGAAGCAGTAAATTTCCTAAGTGAATGTTCAAAACCAATTCTATTGTTAGGTTATGGTGCATCTAGATCAAACATCATAAACTACATTGAGAGATTAGGAATTCCAGTATTCACTACTATCAGAGGAAAAGGAAGTATTCCAGAGAATCATCCTTTATATGCCGGAACAATATTTAACCTCACTGAAATCCCCGGAGATTGTCTCATAGCAATAGGGACGTCTTTCAACGATCTTGAAACTAATAAATGGAGTATTAAAATGCCAAGAAGAATACTTCATGTAGACCCAGACATCAATGTATTTAATACTTCCTTTAGTGCGGAAGTTACTGTAAAAGCTAGTGCTGAGACATTTCTAGAAGAAATAGTTGAAAGGGTTAATTTGCCAAAATGGAGTTATAAAGTAAGTGAGAAAAACTACAAAGAAAGTAATAGCGAGATAACCCATGATTATTTAGCTAAAGTTCTAGATGAGACATTAAGCGAAGATAGAGTTATAATTACTGACGCAGGGACTAATCAGGTTATGGCAATGGATATAAAAGTGTATAGGCCTAATTCTTACTTTAATTCTCTTATCTTTAACGCAATGGGATCAGCGATTCCTGCTGGAATAGGAGCTAAAATTGCATCTCCAGAAAGGCAAATAGTAAGTATTATAGGAGATTTAGGATTTCAAGGTTGTTTAAACGAATTAATTACTGCAGTACAATATAAGGTCAACTTCTTAACGGTATTAGTAGAGGATGGTGTACAGCACTTTCTGAGATTAAATCAGAAAATAAGATATGGGAATACTTTTGCAACTGATGTATTTCAAATTGATTACACTAAGGTTATGGAGGGAATTGGGGTCAACGTAATTGAGGTAAAGGAAAAGGAAGATCTTAAGAAAAGCGTAGAAGAAGCTGTGGGATTATCTCTTAAGAGTCCAACAGTTCTGAGAGTCCACGTTAGCCCTAATAGTATACCTTCTAGATTATTAATGAAAAGATAA